One Salvia splendens isolate huo1 chromosome 1, SspV2, whole genome shotgun sequence genomic window, GGGGGTGATGGCGGCACGTACCAATTGTTGGCGTTGACAAACTCGTTCATCTGACGTTCATCGCTGTTAAACCACTCCATAGAAGTCGGAAATATGGGAATACAAGAGGATTGAAGTGGGTAAAGTGCGGAAGAATGGTGCACAAATGTTAAGTATTTATagacaaaaattcaaaaaaaagatttggggacttgcggcccggcccggaGAGCATCTAACGATGGGCCGGGATGCGTTCGTTGCGGCCGAGACACACGTAACGCCGACCAGGCTGGACCCCGGGAGCGTCCCCAGGCCTCAACTGCGGCTCTGGGACCGGTCTGGGCCGGAACTCTCTCGCCTCCAACGCCACgcacgggccgggactcgctcaTTGCAGCCCGACCCCACGCGTTAATGATGCTCTTAGGCTTTGATGTTTTAGAGCATCCTTAACCCCGACCCGGAatcaggccccaagtcccctccacgtcatcattcccctaaatttcAGTCCCAGGccacaactgctctaaccctccAGGCCccaacccgggccgcaactaataaatgtcactattcacaacttcaacctattttacttGCAAATGCAATACGTCGAACAATTAAAATcgggaaaataaattgttcattcgaaaaaagaaattacaaatcctagaaaaaaattacaaatcctataaaaaaaattacaagtcctagaaaaaaatacaaatcctagcaaaactacttcttcatttgggcggGAAAATAGGCGatgtatccctcgatgtcaactctgtcagctggctcatccgctAGTTAATACTCATCTCCGACATAGAGTCGGCGATCTGGTCCAGAGACTGAttgggcggcggtggcggcatAGCGGAGTagctcgcagttgccttccccttcGCTTTCCTCTTTGCCGTCTTTGTTCCCATCGGACGGTTTTGAATGCTAGGAGATGAGAGGAAGACGTCGTCGTCtatcacgttgaggtcgatcgtcGGACCttcttcgctcgaagagtagtgtCCGGCGgtggaaactttggttctcttcggcgCCCCACTTGCCGCCGTTCTGCCCCAccggtgtacttcgggctcttctcgacaaGCTTCCAAACGTCGATGTACTTGAAGTGCTTCTTCACTACAGAGAAGAAATCCTCCTTGGCCTTCTCCACGAGGTCCAGCTCGCTGTGCATgctcggccacatccggactACGTTAGTCCACTTGCTATTCCACTTGTTCACATCCTTCTGGACCCCGACCCCAATGGTTGCatagcttcacgtagctacgctcgaacGATCCTTTTGGTCGACTAACGTTGTACTTCTCCGCAATCCGCTCCCAGAACGCTTTGCCGCTCTGTTGGTTGCCGACGATAGGATCCTCGGAGACATCGACGAAGTTCTTGGCCAACCACAATGTCTCCTGCGGACTATACTTCTTCGGCCCCTCATCATCCGcaaccttgcccttgcccttccctACAGCGGGCTCCATATCACTGATTTTGTACTCATCAGTGCTAACTGGCGATGTTATTTCCATGTTGGTAGGCGTAGGCGTTGCATTAGGGCCCGACGACGGCGGGACGTACCAGTGGTTGGCGTTGACAAATTCGTCCATTTGTCATTGATCGCTGTTAAACCAATCCATAGAAGCCGAAAATATTGTAACGTAAGAGGATTGAAATTGAGagagtgtggaaaaaatggtgcaaaaatggagtatatataggcaataaaaaaaaaccaaattgttggggacttgcggcccggcccggaAGGCATCCAACGCCGGGCCGGGACTCATGCGTGCGGCCCGTCACGATGCAACGCCATGCAGGCCGGACCCCAGGACGGTCCCTGGGCCGCGACAGAGTCCtcgggaccggcctgggccgcaacttcGTCATCTCCAGCGCGCGGGGCCGCGGGCAGGGACTCAGGTGCGGTCCGGCCAGTGGCGTTAACGATGCTCTTAGATATTGTCAATATTTAGCATCTTTAATAAGACCAGTGCGTGTGTTGACTCTGTCTCAATTTTCTTGTGCCTGTTAGATGCTTTTCTTCTATAATAGTAGTACaatatttgttttatgattATCTATATGTTACCAATTTTATTgttgttttatattttgaagTGCTTTACGCtatgattttgttgttgtttatatATCTATGACATGTGAGTATCGTACGTGTGatatatgtggatgatatgttaGCTAGAAGACATAAGACGAATATGAAACTGAGACTTCTCATTTGAAATCTAACATTAGCCATGTATTCTGTGAAGAATGTATGATTCATCCTTATCTAATGTAAATATGTAATTACACTAGTTTCTAGAATCGATTTCAACTTCGACGATAGCAACTAAAAGTGGGAAATTTTTTATAAGTCATGAATTGACCAATCCTTGGCCAAGGCATCTTATCCATACGTTTGATACAGTTAATTTATACCAAAATAGTGGATTCAAGTATTGGAAATTTTGATTCCATGAAGAAATAAATGCCAAAAACCACAATAATGAGAATTTTAGCTTAAATTGAATAgaatataatttcaaatatgaTTACGGAAGTAAAATAATGAGAATTTTTATGAAGTATTTTTGCCCAACATGATTACTATAATTTGGATAAGATTACGGAAGTAAAATAATGAGAATTTTAGCTTAAATTGGATAGAATATAATTGGATGTTTATCAAATTTGGAGAAAACTTTGAAACTacatatgataaaaaaaaggtaCTAGTATCTAGAATTTGAAAAAGAATTATGTAGAAGTATTATATAATGAATTTGGTACATCAGATTGTACATTTAGATGGCCCCATGAAACATAATTGCCGAACAACCATGatgaaaaaatacaaaattattaaCCACCCATTGTTCAAAAGTCAAAATATTCAGCCATTAAACCCTACTGCACAAACCAAACGGTTGTGGATTTTTGTGTAGCATTTAATTCAATGAGAACCCCACATTTTGCAAATTCCAACCgatatttttgttgtttgttaGACAAGTTTCTGCACCCCAATGTCCCATTTCtttcaattattaatttaaaagtCCAACTTTTCAATCGCAAACTACAATTTATTGACATTATTAGTTGCATCATTTATTACTCGGAAGACTCTTCCATTTTGCCCCTATGTAATTTCTGAAGTAGGAGTTACTTAGTTTTGGTAAGTAATATAGCTGGCAACTAACCTCaaagttttcatttttcaagCAGAGTtctattagaaatgagtcactcaccccttaaagggttatccacacttatacaGAAGAGATATGATCATCACCAagccgatgtgggacaagatattaGAATTTTAACAAGTTCCATTATTGGTATTATATGATGGAGGGTCAATGTTATGAGCCCAACTGTGGCATGCGGAAGACAGTAGTGACTAACAAGGTCGACGATAGCTCTGCAAGACGATTGATTTTTACTAACTCTAATGTCCTATATCATTGTGAAGGGAATTTTATTAACCAAATGCCACTAATATTTAAGTTGTCACTTTAATCTCCCATATGCTATTATGATTGTCAGTGTTTGTAATAAAATTAGGTGTAGCTCTTAATTAAGGGTTAATTACATTTCCAAATTTATGTATCTATTCACAAGAACCTATTATTTTCTTCACATGCAATAAACTATTGGAATTAATAATTTCTACCTAAAGTAGCTAGCAGGCAGCCGAAGAGAAGTTTCTGCATCCAAATTTCACAcacatttttggaaaaagttttaCGATAAAAACAAGCCAAGAAAAACACTTAATTACAAATTCATGGTGGTGGATTTTGACCACAAATTTTGTCGATTCGATTGACTGTTTAGGCAGCTTGAATAATTTGAGGGAAGAAAAAGTAAGATTGTAGATAAGAAATCGAAccgaaaataaaattatttaaaaaatactactcgtATTTTATACTAAAAGAAAGGCCGATAACAAATGCATATAATGTTGGTATAGAGTATTGTATGGACAAGAAATAGAACCAAAATAAAACCATTTAAAAATAGTATATTTGATACAAAAAGAAACCAATGAAATGACAAGATACAAAAACGTTAAATTTAGTTAATGGCACTTAATTTTCTTCATGACAGTTATAATGAATAAAATTAG contains:
- the LOC121792426 gene encoding uncharacterized protein LOC121792426; the encoded protein is MDEFVNANHWYVPPSSGPNATPTPTNMEITSPVSTDEYKISDMEPAVGKGKGKVADDEGPKKYSPQETLWLAKNFVDVSEDPIVGNQQSGKAFWERIAEKYNVSRPKGSFERSYVKLCNHWGRGPEGCEQVE